A single region of the Hoeflea prorocentri genome encodes:
- a CDS encoding ABC transporter ATP-binding protein encodes MGQIKLEKVTKKFGDVEVIPPLDLTIEDGEFAVFVGPSGCGKSTLLRLIAGLEDLTSGTIKIDGTDATNIPPAKRGLAMVFQSYALYPHMSVRKNIAFPMRMAKIDQAEQDRRIEQAAAALNLTDYLDRRPGQLSGGQRQRVAIGRAIVREPAAFLFDEPLSNLDAALRVGMRLEISELHNRLETTMIYVTHDQVEAMTMADKIVVLRAGHIEQVGSPLELYRKPANLFVAGFIGSPKMNLIDGSEAAKHNAHTIGVRPEHIDVAQGDGTWQGKVGVAEHLGSDTFFHIHETGLAETITVRAPGEVSFRHGDSIHLTPRPDQIQKFDAEGLRIA; translated from the coding sequence ATGGGACAGATCAAGCTTGAAAAAGTCACCAAGAAATTCGGTGATGTCGAGGTGATCCCACCTCTGGACCTGACGATCGAAGATGGCGAGTTCGCGGTCTTTGTCGGACCGTCCGGCTGCGGCAAGTCCACACTGTTGCGGCTGATTGCCGGACTGGAAGATCTCACCTCCGGCACGATCAAGATCGACGGCACGGACGCCACCAATATTCCACCCGCCAAGCGCGGCCTGGCGATGGTGTTCCAGTCCTATGCGCTCTATCCGCACATGAGCGTGCGCAAGAACATCGCATTTCCGATGCGTATGGCGAAAATTGATCAGGCTGAACAGGACCGCCGGATCGAGCAGGCTGCTGCAGCGCTCAACCTGACGGACTATCTCGACCGCCGCCCGGGGCAATTGTCGGGCGGCCAGCGGCAGCGCGTCGCCATCGGCCGCGCCATCGTGCGTGAACCGGCGGCCTTTCTGTTCGATGAGCCATTGTCCAACCTGGACGCCGCGCTCCGGGTCGGAATGCGCCTTGAAATAAGCGAACTGCACAACCGGCTTGAAACAACGATGATCTATGTCACGCACGACCAGGTGGAGGCCATGACTATGGCCGACAAGATTGTGGTTCTGCGCGCGGGCCATATCGAACAGGTCGGCTCGCCTCTAGAACTGTATCGCAAACCGGCCAATCTCTTTGTCGCCGGTTTCATCGGCTCGCCAAAGATGAATCTTATCGACGGGTCAGAGGCTGCGAAACACAACGCCCACACGATCGGCGTGCGGCCCGAGCATATCGACGTGGCTCAGGGCGATGGAACGTGGCAGGGTAAAGTCGGCGTTGCCGAACATCTCGGCTCCGACACCTTCTTTCATATCCACGAGACCGGTCTTGCCGAAACAATCACGGTGCGTGCGCCCGGCGAGGTGAGCTTCCGTCACGGCGACAGCATTCATCTGACGCCGCGCCCTGATCAGATTCAGAAATTCGACGCCGAGGGCCTGCGCATCGCATGA
- a CDS encoding carbohydrate ABC transporter permease, whose protein sequence is MARAVTTNRKAFNTALAWLIGLLIFFPILWTFLTSFKTEAQAINDPPIFLFFDWTLENYAVVQERSDYLRFLWNSVIIAGGSTVLGIIIAVPAAWSMAFVPSRRTKDILLWMLSTKMLPAVGVLYPIYLLFIQLGLLDTRVGLTIVLMLINLPIIVWMLYTYFREIPAEILEAARMDGASLREEIFYVLTPMAVPGIASTILLNFILAWNEAFWTLNLTAANAAPLTAFIASYSSPEGLFYAKLSAASTMAIAPILILGWFSQKQLVRGLTFGAVK, encoded by the coding sequence ATGGCCCGAGCTGTCACCACCAACCGTAAAGCGTTCAATACTGCGCTCGCATGGCTGATCGGCCTGCTGATATTCTTTCCGATCCTGTGGACGTTCCTGACCAGCTTCAAAACGGAAGCGCAGGCGATCAACGATCCACCCATCTTCCTGTTTTTTGACTGGACACTCGAGAACTACGCCGTCGTACAGGAACGGTCCGACTATCTGCGCTTTTTGTGGAACTCGGTCATCATCGCCGGTGGATCGACAGTGTTGGGTATCATCATTGCGGTGCCTGCGGCATGGTCGATGGCCTTTGTGCCCTCGAGACGGACCAAAGACATTCTGCTTTGGATGCTCTCCACCAAGATGCTGCCTGCGGTCGGCGTTCTTTATCCGATCTATCTGCTGTTCATTCAGCTTGGACTGCTGGATACGCGGGTCGGATTGACCATCGTCCTGATGCTCATCAACCTGCCGATTATCGTCTGGATGCTCTACACCTATTTCAGGGAGATTCCGGCGGAAATTCTTGAGGCGGCCCGTATGGACGGCGCATCCCTGCGTGAGGAAATCTTTTATGTCCTGACGCCGATGGCCGTGCCCGGCATCGCCTCGACGATCCTCCTGAATTTCATTCTCGCCTGGAACGAAGCGTTCTGGACGCTCAATCTGACGGCTGCAAACGCTGCACCACTCACCGCATTCATTGCCAGCTATTCCAGCCCCGAGGGTCTGTTTTACGCCAAGCTCTCGGCGGCCTCGACCATGGCCATCGCACCGATCCTGATCCTTGGCTGGTTCAGCCAGAAGCAGCTGGTGCGCGGTCTCACCTTCGGCGCGGTCAAATAA
- a CDS encoding carbohydrate ABC transporter permease: protein MATQHSRSAARIMMAPAVILLLGWMLVPLTMTLFFSFKKYLPLRGDSMANGLEWVGFANYVRFVGSSSFWPSIQATLIIVGGVLIVTVVLGVLLAMLLDQPMWGQGVVRILVIAPFFVMPTVSALVWKNMFMDPNNGLLSYLWKAVGATPVEWLSQAALPSLIMIVSWQWLPFATLILLTAIQSLDSEQLEAAEMDGAPLLSRFWYIILPHLSRAITIVILIQTIFLLSIFAEIFVTTGGAFGTKTLTYLIFQRVLESQNVGLGSAGGIYAIILANIVAIFLMRIVGKNLDA from the coding sequence ATGGCGACCCAGCATTCCCGTTCCGCAGCCCGCATCATGATGGCACCCGCAGTAATCCTGCTTCTGGGCTGGATGCTGGTGCCCCTGACGATGACGCTGTTCTTTTCGTTCAAGAAGTATCTCCCGCTCAGAGGCGACTCCATGGCCAATGGGCTGGAATGGGTGGGGTTTGCCAACTACGTCCGGTTCGTTGGCTCCAGTTCTTTCTGGCCCAGCATCCAGGCGACCCTCATCATCGTTGGAGGGGTTCTGATCGTCACTGTGGTCCTCGGCGTTTTGCTGGCCATGTTGCTGGATCAGCCCATGTGGGGGCAGGGCGTCGTCCGCATTCTCGTGATTGCACCGTTTTTCGTCATGCCCACCGTCTCGGCTCTGGTGTGGAAAAACATGTTCATGGACCCCAACAACGGGTTGCTGTCCTATCTCTGGAAGGCAGTCGGCGCCACACCGGTGGAATGGTTGAGTCAGGCGGCCCTCCCGTCGCTCATCATGATTGTCAGCTGGCAATGGCTCCCCTTTGCGACGCTGATCCTGTTGACCGCAATCCAGTCGCTCGACAGCGAGCAGCTTGAAGCGGCGGAGATGGACGGCGCACCGTTGCTCAGCCGCTTCTGGTATATCATCCTGCCGCATCTCAGCCGCGCCATCACAATCGTCATCCTGATCCAGACGATCTTTCTCCTGTCGATCTTCGCGGAGATCTTCGTCACCACCGGCGGCGCCTTCGGCACCAAGACCCTGACCTATCTGATCTTCCAGCGTGTGCTGGAAAGCCAGAATGTCGGCTTGGGTTCTGCGGGCGGTATCTACGCCATCATACTCGCCAACATCGTTGCGATCTTCCTGATGCGCATCGTCGGCAAGAACCTGGACGCGTGA